A part of Carettochelys insculpta isolate YL-2023 chromosome 1, ASM3395843v1, whole genome shotgun sequence genomic DNA contains:
- the ING3 gene encoding inhibitor of growth protein 3 isoform X2 yields MLYLEDYLEMIEQLPMDLRDRFTEMREMDLQVQNAMDQLEQRVNEFFMNAKKNKPEWRDEQMTSIKKDYYKALEDADEKVQLANQIYDLVDRHLRKLDQELNKFKMELEADNAGITEILERQRKHNPSSHHSTTDHVPEKKFKSEALLSTLTSDASKENTPGCRNSNSSSSSNNAYNANSSQPLTSYNLGSLSSGSGAGAITMTAAQAVQATAQMKEGRRTSSLKASYEAFKNNDFQLGREFSLSRDSTGYSSSALASTLTQTLSSSTTDSRSGRKSKNNNKSSSQQSSSSSSSSSLSSCSSSSALAQELSQQTAAIPESDSNNQVDWTYDPNEPRYCICNQVSYGEMVGCDNQDCPIEWFHYGCVGLTEAPKGKWYCPQCTAAMKRRGSRHK; encoded by the exons ATGCTCTACCTGGAGGACTACCTGGAGA TGATCGAGCAGCTACCCATGGATCTGCGCGACAGGTTCACCGAGATGCGCGAGATGGACCTGCAGGTGCAGA ATGCAATGGATCAACTAGAACAGAGAGTAAATGAATTCTTTATGAatgcaaagaaaaacaaacctgAGTGGAGAGACGAGCAAATGACATCAATCAAAAAG GATTACTATAAAGctttggaagatgctgatgagaaAGTTCAACTGGCAAATCAGATTTATGACTTG GTAGACCGACACTTGAGAAAGTTGGACCAAgaattaaataaatttaaaatggaaCTTGAGGCAGATAATGCTGGGATTACAGAAATACTAGAAAGAC AAAGAAAGCATAATCCATCTTCTCATCATAGTACCACAGATCATGTTCCTGAAAAGAAGTTTAAATCTGAAGCTCTTTTGTCTACTCTCACTTCAGATGCCTCTAAAGAAAACACGCCTG GATGTCGAAACAGTAATTCATCTTCTTCTTCCAACAATGCATATAATGCAAACTCCTCTCAGCCATTAACATCATATAACTTAGGTTCATTATCTTCGGGCTCTGGAGCTGGTGCTATTACCATGACAGCAGCTCAAGCAGTACAAGCCACAGCACAG atgaaggaaggaagaagaacATCAAGCTTAAAAGCCAGCTATGAAGCTTTTAAGAACAATGACTTTCAACTAGGGAGAGAATTTTCATTATCTAGAGACTCAACTGGATATTCATCTTCAGCTCTGGCATCTACGTTAACACAAACATTAAGTTCATCAACCACAGATTCACGGAGCGGTCGAAAAAGCAA AAACAACAATAAGTCTTCAAGCCAGCAGTCCTCTTCGTCGTCGTCATCTTCATCACTGTCGTCATGTTCTTCATCATCTGCTTTAGCGCAAGAGCTATCTCAGCAAACAGCAGCAATACCAGAGTCTGATTCTAACAATCAAGTTGATTGGACCTATGATCCAAATGAGCCGCGTTACTGTATTTGTAATCAG GTGTCCTATGGTGAAATGGTGGGCTGTGATAACCAAGAT TGCCCAATAGAGTGGTTCCATTATGGCTGTGTTGGACTGACAGAGGCACCAAAAGGGAAATGGTACTGTCCTCAGTGTACTGCTGCAATGAAGAGAAGAGGCAGTAGACATAAATAA
- the ING3 gene encoding inhibitor of growth protein 3 isoform X1 has protein sequence MLYLEDYLEMIEQLPMDLRDRFTEMREMDLQVQNAMDQLEQRVNEFFMNAKKNKPEWRDEQMTSIKKDYYKALEDADEKVQLANQIYDLVDRHLRKLDQELNKFKMELEADNAGITEILERRSLELDTPSQPVNNHHAHSHTPVEKRKHNPSSHHSTTDHVPEKKFKSEALLSTLTSDASKENTPGCRNSNSSSSSNNAYNANSSQPLTSYNLGSLSSGSGAGAITMTAAQAVQATAQMKEGRRTSSLKASYEAFKNNDFQLGREFSLSRDSTGYSSSALASTLTQTLSSSTTDSRSGRKSKNNNKSSSQQSSSSSSSSSLSSCSSSSALAQELSQQTAAIPESDSNNQVDWTYDPNEPRYCICNQVSYGEMVGCDNQDCPIEWFHYGCVGLTEAPKGKWYCPQCTAAMKRRGSRHK, from the exons ATGCTCTACCTGGAGGACTACCTGGAGA TGATCGAGCAGCTACCCATGGATCTGCGCGACAGGTTCACCGAGATGCGCGAGATGGACCTGCAGGTGCAGA ATGCAATGGATCAACTAGAACAGAGAGTAAATGAATTCTTTATGAatgcaaagaaaaacaaacctgAGTGGAGAGACGAGCAAATGACATCAATCAAAAAG GATTACTATAAAGctttggaagatgctgatgagaaAGTTCAACTGGCAAATCAGATTTATGACTTG GTAGACCGACACTTGAGAAAGTTGGACCAAgaattaaataaatttaaaatggaaCTTGAGGCAGATAATGCTGGGATTACAGAAATACTAGAAAGAC gTTCTCTTGAGTTGGATACACCATCACAGCCAGTGAATAATCATCATGCCCATTCACACACTCCAGTAGAGA AAAGAAAGCATAATCCATCTTCTCATCATAGTACCACAGATCATGTTCCTGAAAAGAAGTTTAAATCTGAAGCTCTTTTGTCTACTCTCACTTCAGATGCCTCTAAAGAAAACACGCCTG GATGTCGAAACAGTAATTCATCTTCTTCTTCCAACAATGCATATAATGCAAACTCCTCTCAGCCATTAACATCATATAACTTAGGTTCATTATCTTCGGGCTCTGGAGCTGGTGCTATTACCATGACAGCAGCTCAAGCAGTACAAGCCACAGCACAG atgaaggaaggaagaagaacATCAAGCTTAAAAGCCAGCTATGAAGCTTTTAAGAACAATGACTTTCAACTAGGGAGAGAATTTTCATTATCTAGAGACTCAACTGGATATTCATCTTCAGCTCTGGCATCTACGTTAACACAAACATTAAGTTCATCAACCACAGATTCACGGAGCGGTCGAAAAAGCAA AAACAACAATAAGTCTTCAAGCCAGCAGTCCTCTTCGTCGTCGTCATCTTCATCACTGTCGTCATGTTCTTCATCATCTGCTTTAGCGCAAGAGCTATCTCAGCAAACAGCAGCAATACCAGAGTCTGATTCTAACAATCAAGTTGATTGGACCTATGATCCAAATGAGCCGCGTTACTGTATTTGTAATCAG GTGTCCTATGGTGAAATGGTGGGCTGTGATAACCAAGAT TGCCCAATAGAGTGGTTCCATTATGGCTGTGTTGGACTGACAGAGGCACCAAAAGGGAAATGGTACTGTCCTCAGTGTACTGCTGCAATGAAGAGAAGAGGCAGTAGACATAAATAA
- the ING3 gene encoding inhibitor of growth protein 3 isoform X3 has translation MDQLEQRVNEFFMNAKKNKPEWRDEQMTSIKKDYYKALEDADEKVQLANQIYDLVDRHLRKLDQELNKFKMELEADNAGITEILERRSLELDTPSQPVNNHHAHSHTPVEKRKHNPSSHHSTTDHVPEKKFKSEALLSTLTSDASKENTPGCRNSNSSSSSNNAYNANSSQPLTSYNLGSLSSGSGAGAITMTAAQAVQATAQMKEGRRTSSLKASYEAFKNNDFQLGREFSLSRDSTGYSSSALASTLTQTLSSSTTDSRSGRKSKNNNKSSSQQSSSSSSSSSLSSCSSSSALAQELSQQTAAIPESDSNNQVDWTYDPNEPRYCICNQVSYGEMVGCDNQDCPIEWFHYGCVGLTEAPKGKWYCPQCTAAMKRRGSRHK, from the exons ATGGATCAACTAGAACAGAGAGTAAATGAATTCTTTATGAatgcaaagaaaaacaaacctgAGTGGAGAGACGAGCAAATGACATCAATCAAAAAG GATTACTATAAAGctttggaagatgctgatgagaaAGTTCAACTGGCAAATCAGATTTATGACTTG GTAGACCGACACTTGAGAAAGTTGGACCAAgaattaaataaatttaaaatggaaCTTGAGGCAGATAATGCTGGGATTACAGAAATACTAGAAAGAC gTTCTCTTGAGTTGGATACACCATCACAGCCAGTGAATAATCATCATGCCCATTCACACACTCCAGTAGAGA AAAGAAAGCATAATCCATCTTCTCATCATAGTACCACAGATCATGTTCCTGAAAAGAAGTTTAAATCTGAAGCTCTTTTGTCTACTCTCACTTCAGATGCCTCTAAAGAAAACACGCCTG GATGTCGAAACAGTAATTCATCTTCTTCTTCCAACAATGCATATAATGCAAACTCCTCTCAGCCATTAACATCATATAACTTAGGTTCATTATCTTCGGGCTCTGGAGCTGGTGCTATTACCATGACAGCAGCTCAAGCAGTACAAGCCACAGCACAG atgaaggaaggaagaagaacATCAAGCTTAAAAGCCAGCTATGAAGCTTTTAAGAACAATGACTTTCAACTAGGGAGAGAATTTTCATTATCTAGAGACTCAACTGGATATTCATCTTCAGCTCTGGCATCTACGTTAACACAAACATTAAGTTCATCAACCACAGATTCACGGAGCGGTCGAAAAAGCAA AAACAACAATAAGTCTTCAAGCCAGCAGTCCTCTTCGTCGTCGTCATCTTCATCACTGTCGTCATGTTCTTCATCATCTGCTTTAGCGCAAGAGCTATCTCAGCAAACAGCAGCAATACCAGAGTCTGATTCTAACAATCAAGTTGATTGGACCTATGATCCAAATGAGCCGCGTTACTGTATTTGTAATCAG GTGTCCTATGGTGAAATGGTGGGCTGTGATAACCAAGAT TGCCCAATAGAGTGGTTCCATTATGGCTGTGTTGGACTGACAGAGGCACCAAAAGGGAAATGGTACTGTCCTCAGTGTACTGCTGCAATGAAGAGAAGAGGCAGTAGACATAAATAA